A window of the Gossypium hirsutum isolate 1008001.06 chromosome A05, Gossypium_hirsutum_v2.1, whole genome shotgun sequence genome harbors these coding sequences:
- the LOC107961201 gene encoding probable RNA-binding protein ARP1, with the protein MKMSNNVGQFGDTTLTKVFVGGLAWETPQEAMREHFEKYGEILEAVIISDKITGRSKGYGFVTFKDAEAAKKACEDAAPIINGRRANCNIASLGARRPRSASSAPPPQQGSNVGPRATPVAPANQVQWYYPAGAAAPPFHHQHHQAVPFYGYSPTYVATNISYNHKLSYNGGSYMNGHLSQVYPAGQAIVGANTLMPVYPFYHYHQSQILGFPSSPASAAHTFPSPTAWPISNCS; encoded by the exons ATGAAAATGAGCAATAATGTAGGGCAATTCGGTGATACAACATTAACCAAAGTTTTCGTGGGAGGTTTAGCGTGGGAAACTCCTCAAGAAGCCATGAGAGAGCATTTTGAGAAATATGGTGAGATCCTTGAAGCTGTCATTATTTCTGATAAAATCACTGGCAGATCCAAAGGTTATGGATTC GTTACTTTTAAGGATGCTGAAGCTGCAAAGAAGGCTTGCGAGGACGCTGCTCCTATCATTAACGGCCGTCGTGCCAACTGTAACATCGCCTCCCTCGGTGCTCGCCGCCCGAGGTCCGCCTCCTCTGCTCCTCCGCCGCAACAAG GGTCAAACGTTGGACCGAGGGCCACGCCAGTTGCTCCAGCCAATCAGGTGCAGTGGTATTACCCGGCTGGGGCAGCAGCACCGCCGTTTCACCATCAGCACCATCAGGCCGTTCCTTTTTACGG GTACTCTCCTACCTACGTTGCCACAAACATCAGCTACAACCAT AAGCTAAGCTACAATGGAGGATCCTACATGAATGGGCATTTGTCTCAAGTATATCCAGCAGGGCAAGCTATTGTAGGTGCCAACACATTGATGCCAGTGTACCCTTTTTATCACTACCATCAATCACAAATATTGGGATTTCCATCATCACCAGCATCAGCCGCTCACACCTTCCCATCACCAACAGCATGGCCCATCAGCAATTGCTCCTAG